Below is a genomic region from Medicago truncatula cultivar Jemalong A17 chromosome 3, MtrunA17r5.0-ANR, whole genome shotgun sequence.
atagacaTCATCAACACATCATAATAactgataagtgctagaaagttgtattttaagtgatatattttaggcactttcgttacttgttttgcaagttattaaggaaaaagccgagaaataagtgattattgcccttttacgctttatctatcttacttcacccatttgtgcaggattagaactcaagacatcaaggaaagagaagaaaatgaagaaaagtacaaaaaggctgaaaaatgaagattactcgcccccaactcgccatggccagccaaaggcgagcaattccagaatgcaacaaagtttacacgccaccaactcgcaatggcgagtggaaggcgagcttactcaccatggcgagtggattgactcgcgaggcgagtgaaggCGGTTTAGCCTCTCaaatgctgacgtggcacaaacccaatggggaagaaacttcaactcgccatggcgaaggaaggagctcgcgaggcgagttagtACAGAatcagaattctataaatagcccactcaaccatttcattgGAGAGATAGTTTTTAGAGAGTTTTTACATAGTTTTTCATTTAGTTTCTCTCTGTGttttcacttgtaatattcatagagagagagagagatagggcttgtgctttatagagtgagagtgatagagagtggattcttcatcctttgttgagacatcacaagttgtaatgaatcttgcttcttcaattcattcttgcaaggcttccatgacaatgagtagctaaatctcctttgttgggattagaggtacttgatcataGCTTAAACATGTAATCCtttgatttataaatatatggttctagcatttgatttgatattgaggttattcttgcacttaatctttatctttgatttaattgtgattgagaaatacttttgaatctaggtttagaataatcatctatcaaaacaagagattctagacatggaatcgatgttttgataatcatcTTTTGTATCCAAATTTAAcgctttcttatcattcaatagattgagaaatcatcgattaaaTGATAAGaccgactcttgaatcattcaatagtttgagacatcgacgatTGAATGATATAAGTGAtctcacaatattgtttggacacgaatggtaTTGTtgagggatacgtgataatatcaaagaaaagctagaatccatgtatgatcattaggttacgtgtGACGCTCGATCAAGGAattctaatcctaacaagttttacgccctattaatctcaattttatcatcTGCAAtttagttactaaaacaaacaaacaacttaTCTTTTAAACTTAGAATGATAAttggtgtcgaacggtctgcaatatcgcactagtccctgaggagacgatataaatacttacaattgtttgatgcaaaaatactacatcaaaatggcgccgctgccggggactggCGTTTAGATATCGTAGACATCGcgactattttatcattttaagcaTCGGTATATACtctgtaaatatattttcttttgtatagtTATTGTCACTAACCCCTCTTTGCATACAAAGAAAGATTTCTTGTTAGTTATATCCGTTTCAGATTCTCTACATAAATGAAATCATGGCTGATCATGGTTATAACAACTTCTACACTCCACTGGAATATGAATCATATCAACAGTATCAACAATATCCCTCTGAAGATGAACGAATATCAAAGATGGAAAATACTTTGAATATCTTCATGCAGCAATCCATGATAAACATGCAGGATACCAATCAGAGATTGAAGAATCTATCCTTTCAGATGGAAATGATGCAAGAACAAATCATGGATATTCAAGCCAACATTCAATCCACTCAcggaaaacaagaaaataattcaaatacatTTGAGGAAGTCGGAAAGATTGTTGACGAAGGTGTTGATGATACCGAGGAAGACATAATACTAGAAGAATGTAGCACCATAAAAATGACGGAAGAATTAGAGCCACTACATCCAATAGAACTTCCTCAAGAAAGGTCATATGCTGAAGAGGCCAAAACTGTTGATAATGGAGCAGTGTTGATAGTTACAGAGAAACAGGAATGGATACTTAGCAAGAAAGAATCAAGTGAACAAAAGGGGAAGACAACGAGCGAGGCAAAGATTGATCGAGTCATAGACGAAATATGCGCCTTGTTCAACAAACCCAAGTTAGGGAGGATATGGACTCCACATCAATTATACTTCAAATTCATGGAATTCCTCCCAACACGCAGGATTACAAGAGATGATGTGTTGTCCGTTTCATTTTGGCCACCCTAATGAAAAAGGCGTCGAGCTAACGACGTTA
It encodes:
- the LOC11428383 gene encoding uncharacterized protein, whose product is MINMQDTNQRLKNLSFQMEMMQEQIMDIQANIQSTHGKQENNSNTFEEVGKIVDEGVDDTEEDIILEECSTIKMTEELEPLHPIELPQERSYAEEAKTVDNGAVLIVTEKQEWILSKKESSEQKGKTTSEAKIDRVIDEICALFNKPKLGRIWTPHQLYFKFMEFLPTRRITRDDVLSVSFWPP